The Brevibacillus brevis genome contains a region encoding:
- a CDS encoding ABC transporter permease, with amino-acid sequence MKKINVLGLITFFVLVLVNLPFLVIIPSSFTAAGYLAFPPEGFSWQWYEMILDRPEFIDSLWFSLKLATVTAILATFLGTLAAFALSKYKFRGSGIINALMLSPLTVPSLIIGISALLFFTRIGIAGTFTGLLLAHMLISIPYVVRLVLTGLSSFDYTLEKAGYMLGAHPFRVFWDITLPLLRPAIVSGMIFSFLTSFDNVTVSLFLVAPDTTTLPLAIFTYMQETLDPLVASISSVVILLSLVFIVLLEKVYGLERLFGLNSQSH; translated from the coding sequence ATGAAAAAAATAAACGTACTCGGACTCATCACGTTCTTTGTACTTGTTTTGGTCAATCTGCCGTTTCTGGTCATTATCCCGAGCTCCTTTACGGCAGCCGGATATCTCGCTTTTCCGCCGGAAGGGTTTTCGTGGCAGTGGTATGAAATGATTTTGGATCGGCCGGAGTTCATCGATTCGCTGTGGTTCAGTCTGAAGCTAGCTACGGTAACGGCGATTTTGGCGACTTTCTTAGGGACATTGGCTGCATTCGCGCTGTCCAAATACAAGTTTCGCGGGAGCGGCATCATCAACGCACTGATGCTTTCACCGCTTACCGTTCCTTCGCTCATTATCGGGATTTCCGCGCTGCTGTTTTTCACGCGAATTGGTATCGCGGGGACGTTTACGGGGCTTTTGCTGGCGCACATGCTGATCTCGATTCCGTATGTCGTTAGGCTGGTGCTCACAGGGCTTAGCTCGTTCGATTATACGTTGGAAAAAGCGGGATACATGCTGGGTGCCCATCCGTTTCGGGTGTTCTGGGATATTACGTTGCCACTGTTGCGTCCGGCCATCGTGTCGGGGATGATCTTTTCGTTCTTGACGTCGTTTGACAATGTGACGGTTTCCTTATTCTTGGTGGCACCGGATACGACGACGCTGCCACTCGCGATTTTCACCTATATGCAGGAAACACTTGACCCATTGGTGGCTTCGATTTCCTCGGTGGTCATCCTGCTGAGTCTGGTGTTCATCGTCTTGTTGGAAAAAGTGTACGGACTAGAGCGCCTGTTCGGACTCAATTCACAATCTCACTAA
- a CDS encoding M20 family metallopeptidase yields MSIHIYVQENMPHYLQLLEEAVNMDSPSRDKQLGDRMAGWFALQFQRLTGGVAELIPNKTYGDQVRCTLGNGEKQILIIGHYDTVWLEGEAARRPFAIRDEKAYGPGVYDMKAGVLQAMFAMRALVKLDRLPADKKIVLLLNSDEEIGSPTSRRLVEEEAARSVASFVLEPPTEPSGALKTWRKGSAYFTVAVSGISSHAGVDHQKGVSAIEELARQVQFLHALTDYEKGTTVNVGVIKGGIGSNVVADSAEAEVDVRFISMEEALRIEKVMSELTPVLAGTTISVKGGIRRPPMERTEETGKLFSLAQSISINELGMALEESGTGGVSDGNFAAACGVPTLDGLGVKGGYAHSPDEWIELGEISTRATLLARLIEEV; encoded by the coding sequence ATGTCAATCCACATTTATGTACAAGAGAATATGCCCCACTATCTACAGCTACTCGAAGAGGCAGTCAACATGGACTCGCCTTCTCGTGACAAACAGCTGGGCGACCGCATGGCGGGCTGGTTCGCCCTGCAGTTTCAACGGCTGACAGGGGGAGTAGCAGAGCTGATCCCGAATAAGACGTATGGCGATCAGGTGCGTTGTACGCTGGGCAACGGGGAAAAGCAAATCCTCATCATCGGTCACTACGATACCGTATGGCTAGAAGGAGAGGCGGCTCGCCGACCATTTGCGATCCGGGATGAGAAAGCGTACGGGCCGGGCGTATACGATATGAAAGCGGGCGTTTTGCAAGCAATGTTTGCGATGCGGGCATTGGTGAAGCTGGATCGCTTGCCTGCAGATAAAAAAATCGTGCTCCTATTAAACAGTGACGAGGAGATCGGCAGCCCGACTTCTCGCCGACTGGTAGAAGAAGAAGCCGCGCGATCGGTGGCGAGCTTTGTGTTGGAGCCGCCGACAGAACCGAGTGGCGCGCTCAAAACATGGCGGAAGGGAAGCGCCTATTTTACAGTGGCAGTCAGCGGTATTTCCTCACACGCTGGCGTCGATCATCAAAAAGGTGTCTCTGCTATTGAAGAGCTGGCAAGACAGGTGCAATTTCTGCATGCCTTGACCGATTACGAGAAAGGAACGACCGTCAATGTGGGCGTCATCAAGGGCGGAATTGGCTCCAATGTCGTAGCCGACTCGGCAGAAGCAGAAGTAGATGTGAGGTTTATCTCGATGGAAGAGGCATTACGCATTGAGAAGGTAATGAGTGAGCTCACGCCAGTGCTCGCCGGTACTACCATCAGTGTAAAGGGAGGCATTCGCCGACCACCGATGGAGCGAACCGAAGAGACAGGCAAATTATTTTCCCTTGCACAATCGATTAGCATCAATGAACTAGGGATGGCTTTGGAAGAGTCGGGTACAGGCGGAGTAAGCGATGGCAATTTCGCTGCTGCTTGCGGAGTCCCGACGCTGGATGGACTTGGTGTAAAGGGTGGCTACGCCCACTCGCCGGATGAATGGATCGAACTGGGAGAAATATCGACGCGTGCTACCTTGTTGGCGCGGTTGATAGAGGAAGTATAG
- a CDS encoding discoidin domain-containing protein — translation MPVPATTGQKRTRVSDMQIGDYIACEYWQNTAGSPGSLSLLGTATRDEIPVTGMTAAPTSGNGGTFYFVKVDKGLLIGDRVVNHSIPWDTLNTGRLIQGLPWNNGNIIPIMTSHTTPTGNVIASSIYRTAWDGWRAFDGNNSTYWATQSGVLTGSLIYDFGSIKSVSAYSITIVDLNSNVPPINWTFEGWDESKSEWTVLDSKLEYNGWKSSGMKIIFPLQKTESYSKFRLNITKSSPGSNLGITELEMFEVVGSIRSLTGGVAYADANGNMSLTNQGKGAFPIINEWDKYIVNFPVDKIQSGKTLDDVFHYADNYSWVQETPLYGTWRDGAGSVGTGASASTRIVRGNTNRSVWMDINYNSTSYTTTTWGFRPVFEYKEV, via the coding sequence ATGCCAGTGCCAGCAACAACAGGGCAGAAAAGAACAAGGGTTTCAGACATGCAGATTGGCGATTATATCGCCTGTGAATATTGGCAAAACACCGCAGGATCACCGGGAAGCCTTAGCTTACTTGGCACAGCTACCCGTGATGAAATTCCAGTCACAGGTATGACAGCAGCACCAACCAGTGGAAACGGTGGAACGTTTTATTTTGTCAAGGTAGATAAAGGATTGTTAATTGGAGACAGAGTTGTAAACCACTCCATTCCATGGGACACCTTAAATACAGGAAGGCTTATTCAAGGACTCCCTTGGAATAATGGAAATATCATTCCTATTATGACAAGCCACACTACGCCGACTGGCAATGTTATTGCAAGTTCTATATACAGAACAGCTTGGGATGGATGGAGGGCTTTTGATGGCAACAACAGTACCTATTGGGCAACGCAGTCTGGTGTCCTTACAGGATCGTTAATTTACGATTTTGGTTCTATTAAAAGCGTTTCGGCTTATTCGATTACCATTGTTGATTTGAATAGCAATGTTCCTCCAATCAATTGGACATTTGAAGGATGGGATGAAAGTAAAAGCGAATGGACCGTATTGGATAGTAAATTGGAATATAATGGATGGAAATCTAGTGGAATGAAGATTATTTTTCCATTACAAAAAACCGAGAGTTATTCTAAATTTCGGCTAAATATTACAAAGTCTTCACCTGGAAGCAACTTAGGAATTACAGAGCTTGAAATGTTTGAAGTAGTAGGTTCTATTCGTAGTCTTACAGGCGGAGTTGCTTATGCAGATGCGAATGGAAATATGTCCTTAACTAATCAAGGAAAAGGCGCATTTCCTATAATTAACGAATGGGATAAATACATTGTCAATTTTCCTGTTGATAAGATTCAGTCAGGAAAAACTTTAGACGATGTGTTTCATTATGCAGATAACTATTCATGGGTTCAAGAAACACCTTTGTATGGAACTTGGCGAGATGGAGCGGGAAGTGTAGGGACAGGCGCTTCTGCTTCGACAAGGATTGTACGAGGAAATACCAATAGAAGTGTCTGGATGGACATTAATTACAACTCAACCAGTTATACTACTACGACTTGGGGTTTCAGACCAGTATTTGAATACAAGGAGGTATAG
- a CDS encoding hyaluronate lyase N-terminal domain-containing protein, translating to MSLPIKLKRGLKANLPSAASAGEPLFTIDTHELFVGTGESVVPIAASDPTLANRVEELEMHRSTISSTYSEEFDTLTYVDSEKTTAGIVGSRVTPTVTPDFTEDFSTTNYFDELNSMGVTVDTTNRLIRNTAGIKNGIFYSEPITIPNTDKITINAVANEPSAYAFSEATRFSYPGSVFSQPMGFTDRTNRTWKVALVNGTGIYAKVTNPDGSLSFEGTILPFKGNTHTLPFQSVDYVVDYNNRVWFSISNSSLGGVVGAVNSDGTTFKDWYTLYLGSGTVVATSMTLDNQNRVWVFHSVSSYTRLHVFSSDGLIVKDLTNILTSGPSDYLRSAYDPVRNQVALGMVNGNYFKVFLFDSSFRSVRNIQLANGGKDISIDMMYDPVLDRYIAIQTIYTGSTNSYTVKLYSLHPETLVQTTSVVNINANWVSRLVADGSNYHFVYSSDTELNKYYLATFKASDLSMIDTSVTVSPFVGKHYPFKDSNGVLRTLSLTTRYEANQAIDEYTFGASKATVTLEVTTNNGLEWINAISGEEITFQTPSTSLLLRARLNSPTANLSPELYGYRVITGTLSGEVTQEFVSTKLPSVSPVAHASLTADQTLQEGSIDWYLSNDGGATWESATLGRKHSFKNPLYADLRVKAVITSPSGSVKSPAISGYTLTSSNLLLSPAKTGTNLTATMSADQTLSAPHTFTKIAFNTPFQDELQEFDKNLNRFIAKVPGDYLIVGSARIISPTTSPNGLHLEVRINGELHKVLSSIVSYSNHAWCLNGSSIVRLQPGDYVELFGYSFFANSVIEALPAYTYFQIKQLW from the coding sequence ATGTCACTACCAATCAAACTCAAACGCGGTCTAAAAGCCAATCTCCCTTCCGCTGCATCAGCGGGGGAGCCTCTTTTTACAATCGATACCCATGAACTTTTTGTCGGAACAGGTGAAAGTGTAGTACCAATCGCAGCATCTGATCCCACTCTTGCAAATCGAGTAGAAGAACTTGAAATGCACAGAAGTACCATCTCCAGCACCTACTCTGAAGAATTTGATACATTAACCTATGTCGACTCCGAAAAGACAACCGCTGGAATTGTAGGGAGCAGAGTAACTCCTACAGTTACCCCTGACTTTACGGAAGACTTCAGCACTACGAACTACTTTGACGAGTTAAATTCTATGGGGGTTACTGTTGACACAACTAACCGTCTCATCAGGAACACAGCCGGGATAAAAAATGGGATTTTTTACTCCGAGCCGATTACCATCCCGAATACTGACAAAATAACGATAAACGCTGTAGCCAACGAACCTAGCGCATACGCTTTCTCAGAAGCCACTCGCTTTTCTTATCCCGGAAGTGTCTTTTCGCAGCCTATGGGTTTTACAGACCGCACGAATCGTACTTGGAAGGTGGCTCTAGTAAACGGCACAGGGATTTATGCAAAGGTAACAAATCCTGATGGCAGCCTGTCGTTTGAAGGAACGATCTTGCCATTCAAGGGGAATACTCATACGCTTCCTTTTCAATCGGTCGACTATGTTGTGGACTACAACAATCGTGTCTGGTTCTCTATTTCAAATTCGTCACTCGGTGGGGTAGTTGGTGCTGTTAATAGTGATGGCACTACTTTCAAAGATTGGTATACCCTTTATTTAGGATCAGGAACAGTGGTAGCAACATCAATGACTCTAGATAATCAGAATAGGGTATGGGTCTTTCATTCCGTTTCATCCTATACGCGACTTCATGTTTTTAGTAGTGATGGTCTTATAGTTAAGGATTTGACTAATATTCTTACATCCGGGCCATCCGATTACTTACGCTCAGCCTATGACCCAGTAAGAAACCAAGTTGCTCTAGGTATGGTAAACGGAAATTATTTTAAAGTATTTCTTTTCGACAGTTCATTTCGGAGTGTTCGAAATATACAACTAGCAAATGGAGGTAAAGACATCTCCATCGATATGATGTATGATCCCGTCTTAGATAGGTACATCGCCATACAAACAATTTATACGGGCAGTACTAATTCCTACACAGTTAAGCTTTATTCCCTTCACCCAGAAACACTTGTTCAGACCACTTCAGTGGTAAACATCAACGCAAATTGGGTCTCAAGACTAGTTGCTGACGGCTCCAACTACCACTTTGTTTACTCGTCAGATACTGAGCTAAATAAATACTATCTTGCTACATTTAAAGCTTCCGATTTATCAATGATCGATACTTCAGTCACGGTCTCGCCATTTGTTGGCAAACATTATCCCTTCAAGGATAGCAATGGGGTCCTCCGAACACTCTCTTTGACTACTAGATATGAAGCCAACCAAGCCATCGACGAATACACTTTTGGAGCATCCAAAGCTACCGTTACGTTGGAGGTAACCACCAACAACGGGCTAGAGTGGATCAATGCTATATCAGGAGAGGAAATTACATTCCAAACTCCCTCCACCTCACTACTTTTACGAGCCAGATTAAACTCGCCTACTGCAAATCTATCTCCAGAGCTGTACGGGTACCGTGTGATTACAGGAACTCTTTCAGGGGAGGTTACCCAAGAGTTTGTAAGCACCAAGCTCCCTTCTGTATCTCCCGTTGCCCATGCCTCGCTTACCGCTGACCAAACCCTTCAAGAAGGCTCAATAGACTGGTACCTATCCAACGACGGCGGCGCTACTTGGGAATCAGCCACCCTTGGACGTAAACATTCCTTTAAGAACCCACTTTATGCAGATTTACGGGTAAAAGCAGTCATCACCTCGCCTTCTGGCTCCGTGAAATCCCCTGCCATCTCTGGTTACACCCTTACCAGTTCCAACCTATTACTCTCCCCAGCCAAAACAGGAACCAACCTAACCGCCACCATGTCAGCGGACCAAACCCTATCCGCCCCTCACACCTTCACCAAAATTGCTTTCAATACACCCTTCCAAGACGAACTGCAAGAATTCGATAAAAACCTAAATCGCTTTATCGCAAAGGTACCGGGCGACTACTTAATTGTTGGCTCAGCCCGAATCATTAGCCCAACAACCTCGCCAAACGGACTGCATCTAGAAGTCAGAATCAACGGTGAACTTCATAAAGTACTCAGCAGCATCGTTTCCTATTCCAACCATGCCTGGTGTCTCAACGGCTCAAGCATCGTTCGACTTCAACCAGGCGACTATGTAGAGCTTTTCGGCTACTCGTTTTTTGCCAATAGCGTCATAGAAGCCCTCCCCGCTTATACTTACTTCCAAATCAAGCAGTTGTGGTAA
- a CDS encoding hyaluronate lyase N-terminal domain-containing protein: MTLPIKFKRGLKTNLPSAAAAGEPLFTTDTKELFIGTGDGISAIGTDPTMAERVGNLEKYRSSVSRTYTETFTSPKVDIEKTTAWYSANGVRTSKIPSITENFTDLSAVDQINSYGVNFDIENGLVRLSNTLEGVVVSSALPVVEVDKLTVQSDYTLPNALGVISTKKVTGERASKLPHLEPTILVDRLDRTWVISSVDREGIYAVVTNPDDSIAFEGYLYSYSGTGYYVATSSITNAVVDYNNNVWIAAALTNMPGLIISIKPDFQAFLNPISVKGNTTINTYTPFLKLHVDKNNRIWYSWGYSINLYYGCVNSDGTFFIPTTSQAFTPYTGVDNTVMVEDRTKGYLCFIIRGYSNNTVRALRLNYDGTNPTHFSSIGKASSRWLNATHDELTGITTILCVDNNTPIVHRLNLSTGASTTFPLSGFMAIDPSLPIGFVLQDKIMRVFYHQQTVGSTRLISIDLATLSVAEPDTLIQSGTNTTRVSGCIDREGRLTIVLNTTEYSSSNYSLIKMLRYGTVPTSVTFQISPDGASWFPVSLGKELTLPNKTDKLIMKIKMQSPNYGISPTIRNYRISLGGTAGEITQAYTSSTLPSVTPISRVTLTANQILDGGEILWEVSNNGGGSWQSAELGQEIEFANPINSDLRVRAILHSPASESSTPSIRDFTVTSANILLNPSIADSNLPQRVIDLETNLLKTNFQLITYMNATKYGLKNMVIDTFTDLSGVDIPNSQAVYDHIQKKFTTGIVDIVPPMTANDAPAPFIVSADSVTGGAVFHLFDRSLASGWSTTVGGHHWIKIFLDDPGQSVDRYLLSGGANYAPTTWQLQGSNNNMTWDTLHSVSGYVWTRYEGNEFTIPTENIKPYKCYRFYSTSSQYGSGATQIQELRLQKAVDQNHLQSKPENTTTPPNKIVIVGDETVNGGSIKYQASRDGGNTWTDVPAQTLTNISSQPDGTQLVVKAIITGNAELNAWGYYYE, encoded by the coding sequence ATGACACTGCCAATCAAATTCAAACGAGGTCTTAAAACCAATCTCCCTTCCGCTGCAGCGGCGGGAGAACCTCTTTTCACCACAGATACAAAAGAATTATTTATCGGTACAGGTGACGGGATCTCAGCTATTGGAACCGATCCAACTATGGCAGAAAGAGTTGGCAACCTAGAGAAATATCGCAGTTCCGTATCTCGGACCTATACGGAAACATTTACCTCACCAAAAGTTGACATTGAGAAAACTACTGCATGGTATTCAGCCAATGGTGTACGTACCTCTAAAATTCCCTCCATAACAGAGAATTTCACAGATTTGAGCGCTGTTGATCAAATCAATTCCTATGGCGTTAACTTCGATATTGAAAACGGATTGGTAAGACTGAGCAACACCCTTGAAGGAGTCGTTGTGTCTTCTGCTCTTCCAGTAGTAGAAGTTGATAAGTTAACAGTTCAATCAGACTATACGCTTCCTAACGCATTAGGCGTCATCTCTACCAAAAAAGTAACCGGGGAAAGGGCGTCAAAATTACCACACCTAGAACCTACTATTTTAGTAGATCGGTTAGACAGGACTTGGGTTATCAGTTCTGTCGACCGTGAAGGAATTTATGCAGTTGTAACCAATCCAGACGATTCCATTGCCTTTGAAGGGTATTTGTATTCGTACAGTGGAACTGGTTATTATGTAGCCACCTCTAGCATTACGAATGCAGTAGTTGATTATAACAACAATGTATGGATAGCAGCAGCCCTAACAAACATGCCTGGGTTGATCATTTCAATTAAGCCTGATTTCCAAGCCTTTTTAAATCCCATTTCAGTAAAAGGAAACACCACCATTAACACCTACACTCCATTTTTAAAACTCCATGTCGATAAAAACAACCGAATCTGGTACTCGTGGGGGTATTCAATTAATCTCTATTACGGATGCGTTAATTCAGATGGTACCTTTTTCATCCCTACTACTTCACAAGCTTTCACCCCATATACGGGAGTCGACAATACTGTAATGGTAGAAGACCGTACAAAAGGCTATCTTTGTTTCATCATACGAGGTTATAGCAATAACACGGTAAGAGCTCTTCGATTAAATTATGATGGAACAAACCCAACCCATTTCTCTTCGATCGGTAAAGCTTCAAGTAGATGGTTAAACGCAACCCACGATGAATTAACAGGGATTACGACTATCTTATGTGTTGATAACAATACTCCGATTGTACACCGCCTAAACTTGTCAACGGGAGCATCCACCACTTTTCCTTTGAGCGGATTCATGGCTATTGATCCTTCTTTACCGATTGGGTTTGTGTTACAAGACAAAATTATGCGGGTGTTTTATCATCAACAAACGGTTGGTTCTACCCGTCTTATCTCTATTGATCTCGCTACTTTATCAGTAGCGGAACCGGATACACTCATTCAAAGCGGGACCAATACAACAAGAGTATCTGGCTGTATTGATAGAGAAGGAAGATTAACTATTGTCTTAAATACGACCGAGTATTCTTCAAGCAACTATAGCCTGATAAAAATGTTACGTTACGGTACTGTACCTACCTCTGTAACTTTCCAGATTTCCCCTGACGGTGCATCGTGGTTTCCCGTATCACTCGGTAAGGAACTCACTCTTCCTAATAAAACAGACAAGTTAATCATGAAGATAAAGATGCAGTCACCGAATTACGGGATTTCTCCCACAATTAGAAATTATCGTATTTCACTAGGCGGAACAGCAGGAGAAATCACACAAGCATATACTTCATCTACTTTACCATCCGTTACCCCCATTTCTCGTGTTACACTTACTGCCAATCAAATTCTCGATGGCGGGGAAATTCTCTGGGAAGTAAGCAATAACGGTGGCGGGTCTTGGCAATCTGCTGAGCTAGGTCAAGAGATTGAATTTGCCAATCCAATCAACAGCGATCTTCGAGTCCGTGCGATTCTCCATTCTCCTGCTAGCGAATCAAGCACCCCCTCTATTCGAGATTTCACTGTAACAAGCGCCAACATATTATTGAACCCCTCCATAGCAGACTCCAATCTCCCCCAACGAGTCATCGATCTTGAAACAAATCTACTAAAAACAAATTTCCAGCTAATCACTTACATGAACGCGACAAAATATGGATTAAAAAACATGGTTATCGATACTTTCACAGATCTATCTGGTGTAGATATCCCGAATAGCCAAGCTGTCTATGACCATATTCAAAAAAAATTCACTACTGGAATCGTAGACATCGTACCTCCCATGACTGCTAACGACGCCCCAGCCCCTTTTATAGTGAGTGCAGACAGTGTTACTGGTGGTGCTGTGTTTCATTTGTTTGACCGCAGCTTAGCAAGTGGCTGGAGTACAACTGTAGGTGGACATCATTGGATCAAAATCTTTCTGGATGATCCCGGACAGAGTGTTGATCGATATCTTTTATCTGGAGGGGCAAATTACGCCCCTACTACCTGGCAATTGCAAGGCTCCAATAATAATATGACTTGGGATACGCTCCATTCCGTCTCCGGTTATGTTTGGACTCGGTATGAAGGCAATGAATTTACCATTCCCACTGAGAACATCAAACCTTATAAATGCTATCGATTCTACTCTACCTCTTCCCAATACGGGTCTGGCGCAACCCAGATTCAGGAATTACGATTGCAAAAGGCCGTAGACCAAAATCATCTACAATCCAAGCCCGAGAACACCACTACACCGCCAAATAAAATCGTGATTGTCGGAGATGAGACGGTTAATGGGGGTAGCATCAAATACCAGGCGTCTCGAGATGGCGGAAACACTTGGACAGACGTTCCTGCACAAACGCTAACGAATATTTCCAGCCAACCAGACGGAACACAACTTGTCGTGAAAGCAATCATCACTGGGAATGCTGAGCTCAATGCGTGGGGCTACTACTATGAGTAA
- a CDS encoding ABC transporter ATP-binding protein, producing the protein MTKVIDVELRGIMKKFQSNVVVQNFNLQVEQGEFISFLGPSGCGKTTTLNMIAGFLDPDGGDLLIKGQRMNGVPPYKRELGMVFQTYSLFPHMTVAENIAYGLKLRKVNKQEMQERVNRVLSLVKLPNVADRYPKQLSGGQRQRIAIARALVIEPSLLLLDEPLSNLDAKLREELRDELKRLHHEIGVTTIFVTHDQEEALALSDRIVVMNHGFVEQIGTPLEIYNQPASEFVHTFIGKTNRLEGEVIGIDGDVLTLQTTGGMLVKAAKQQRTVALHEKVIIFIRPEKIKLTDTAVSEEVNRVKGHLQLASFLGSYTECEVKVGEHTLSVKVQMTDRSVDRQEGQTVYCQWNADDVLVMPAGRG; encoded by the coding sequence GTGACCAAGGTGATTGACGTTGAACTGCGCGGCATCATGAAAAAATTTCAAAGCAATGTCGTGGTTCAAAACTTCAACCTGCAGGTGGAGCAAGGCGAATTCATCTCGTTCCTCGGCCCATCTGGTTGCGGTAAGACCACGACCTTGAATATGATTGCCGGTTTTTTGGACCCGGATGGCGGAGACCTCTTGATCAAGGGGCAGCGAATGAATGGCGTACCTCCGTACAAACGGGAGCTGGGAATGGTGTTTCAGACGTACTCGCTGTTCCCGCATATGACTGTGGCGGAAAACATCGCTTACGGCTTGAAATTGCGCAAAGTGAACAAGCAAGAAATGCAAGAGCGCGTGAATCGCGTACTGTCTCTGGTCAAGCTGCCAAACGTAGCAGACCGCTACCCGAAACAGCTCTCGGGCGGACAACGTCAGCGGATTGCGATTGCAAGGGCGCTTGTTATTGAGCCGTCGCTCCTGCTTTTGGATGAGCCGCTCAGTAACCTGGATGCCAAACTTCGTGAAGAGCTACGCGATGAGTTAAAGCGCTTACATCACGAAATCGGCGTTACGACTATTTTCGTGACACATGACCAAGAAGAGGCGTTAGCGCTCTCTGATCGCATTGTAGTCATGAATCACGGATTCGTGGAGCAAATCGGTACACCGCTGGAGATTTACAATCAGCCCGCCTCTGAATTCGTACATACCTTCATCGGTAAGACGAACCGTTTGGAAGGGGAAGTCATCGGAATTGACGGGGATGTACTCACGTTGCAGACGACTGGTGGAATGCTCGTGAAGGCGGCAAAGCAACAGCGAACAGTGGCACTCCATGAAAAAGTGATCATTTTTATCCGACCAGAGAAAATCAAGCTGACCGATACTGCAGTCAGTGAGGAAGTAAATCGGGTAAAGGGACATTTGCAGCTTGCCTCCTTCCTGGGCTCGTACACAGAATGCGAGGTCAAGGTCGGGGAGCATACGCTTTCGGTAAAAGTCCAAATGACCGATCGTTCGGTGGACCGCCAAGAAGGTCAAACGGTTTACTGTCAATGGAACGCGGACGACGTACTGGTCATGCCCGCAGGAAGGGGATGA
- a CDS encoding ABC transporter permease: protein MSKRLSVTLLTAPAMILLLGVFILPMLMMLLLSFQDENQAFSLHNYLLFAQDPYYLEILWRTIRVSLWTVLASLLLGFPVAMYMAQATGKMRGIVTMLILAPHLISVVIRNFGWVVVLGEKGWINETLISLGLIDQPLRLLYNELGIVIGLTDSFIAYMVLAIATSLYAIDPSLNKAASILGASRMRTFFSVTLPLCLPGIIAGTTLVFSLSMSAFVTPALMGGTSVKVLPVIAYEQIMATLNWPLGAALAFLLLGSTILLVTLYTKLIETKRYKEVFAS from the coding sequence ATGAGCAAGCGTCTCTCGGTTACATTGTTGACAGCACCTGCGATGATTTTACTGCTTGGAGTATTCATCCTCCCGATGCTGATGATGCTTTTGCTCAGCTTTCAGGATGAGAATCAGGCGTTCTCTTTGCACAATTATTTATTATTTGCACAAGATCCGTACTACTTGGAGATTCTTTGGCGGACGATTCGCGTGAGTCTCTGGACGGTACTGGCAAGCCTCTTGCTCGGATTCCCTGTAGCGATGTACATGGCACAGGCTACAGGGAAAATGCGTGGAATTGTTACCATGCTGATTCTTGCCCCTCACCTTATCAGTGTTGTTATTCGCAACTTCGGTTGGGTAGTGGTTTTGGGGGAAAAAGGGTGGATCAATGAAACGTTGATCAGTCTGGGGTTGATCGATCAACCATTGCGGCTGTTGTACAACGAGCTGGGGATTGTGATCGGTCTGACAGATTCCTTTATTGCCTACATGGTTCTGGCGATTGCAACCAGCTTGTATGCAATCGATCCGTCTTTGAACAAGGCAGCTTCGATTTTGGGTGCTTCCCGCATGCGGACGTTTTTCAGTGTGACTTTGCCTTTGTGCTTGCCGGGGATTATTGCCGGTACGACACTGGTGTTCAGCTTGTCGATGAGTGCCTTTGTGACACCTGCTTTAATGGGCGGCACTTCCGTGAAGGTCTTGCCTGTCATTGCCTATGAGCAAATCATGGCGACACTGAACTGGCCTTTGGGTGCGGCACTTGCCTTCCTGCTCTTAGGCAGCACGATTCTATTGGTGACTTTGTATACGAAGCTGATTGAAACCAAGCGGTATAAAGAGGTGTTTGCGTCATGA